One Salarias fasciatus chromosome 22, fSalaFa1.1, whole genome shotgun sequence DNA segment encodes these proteins:
- the hsbp1l1 gene encoding heat shock factor-binding protein 1-like protein 1, producing the protein MSKAESQAAKDLTEAMETTMQRLQGRFQAMSEQLESQIDQMGTRIDDLQKNVSELMTQAGMDEAQSASK; encoded by the exons ATGTCAAAAGCAGAGAGTCAAGCAGCGAAAGACCTGACGGAGGCG ATGGAAACGACGATGCAGCGACTGCAGGGGAGATTTCAGGCCATGTCTGAACAACTGGAGTCACAAA TCGATCAGATGGGGACGCGTATCGACGACCTGCAGAAGAACGTGTCGGAGCTCATGACGCAGGCCGGCATGGACGAGGCCCAGTCCGCTTCCAAGTGA
- the slc66a2 gene encoding PQ-loop repeat-containing protein 1 isoform X3: MEDEVLEQVLSVVNTLVSWIAAGAMVFGGVVPYIPQYRDIRRTQNAEGFSTYVCLVLLVANILRILFRFGRYFETLLLWQSIIMIATMLIMLNLCTDVRTATELNTKRRSFIATDSKDEEVRIPKRLFLGVCVRLSQVAAVLF; this comes from the exons ATGGAGGACGAGgtgctggagcaggtcctgTCCGTGGTCAACACGCTGGTGTCGTGGATCGCCGCCGGGGCCATGGTGTTCGGAGGGGTGGTCCCCTACATCCCCCAGTACCGGGACATCCGGAGGACCCAGAACGCGGAGGGCTTCTCCACATACGTGTGTCTCGTGCTGCTGGTGGCCAACATCCTGCGGATCCTCTTCAG ATTCGGGCGCTATTTcgagacgctgctgctgtggcagaGCATCATCATGATCGCCACCATGCTCATCATGCTGAACCTGTGCACCGACGTCCGCACGGCCACCGAGCTCAACACCAAGAGGCGCTCCTTCATAG CGACAGACAGTAAGGACGAGGAGGTCAGAATCCCTAAGAGGCTCTTTCTGG GTGTTTGTGTCCGTCTTTCACAAGTCGCAGCTGTTCTGTTTTGA